One part of the Thermoanaerobacterium sp. CMT5567-10 genome encodes these proteins:
- the folP gene encoding dihydropteroate synthase yields MTGLLKVRDKEIEIGKRTYIMGILNMTPDSFSDGGKYNTLEKGMERALKMIEDGADIIDVGGESSRPGYKPVTAEEELRRINDIVKKLQEVNTIVSVDTMKSKVAEESLKNGAHIINDIWGLQRDPDMAKVVADYGAGIVIMHNKDVAEYDDVLKDVISFLEKSIDIALKAGIKEENIMIDPGIGFGKTLEHNLTLMKRLDELKVLGFPILLGTSRKSMIGHVLNLDVNERVEGTAATVAIGISKGADIVRMHDVKEMARVAKMTDAMVR; encoded by the coding sequence ATGACTGGCTTGTTAAAGGTGAGAGATAAGGAAATTGAAATAGGCAAGAGGACTTATATAATGGGAATATTAAACATGACACCTGATTCCTTCTCAGATGGTGGGAAGTACAATACGCTAGAGAAAGGCATGGAAAGAGCCTTAAAGATGATTGAAGATGGAGCTGACATCATAGATGTTGGTGGTGAATCATCAAGGCCCGGCTATAAACCTGTGACAGCTGAAGAAGAACTTAGACGTATAAACGACATTGTAAAGAAATTGCAAGAAGTAAATACTATAGTTTCAGTTGATACGATGAAATCTAAAGTAGCAGAAGAATCGCTTAAAAATGGAGCGCACATTATAAATGACATTTGGGGCTTGCAAAGAGATCCCGATATGGCGAAAGTTGTGGCTGATTATGGCGCAGGTATTGTAATCATGCACAATAAAGATGTTGCAGAATACGACGATGTTTTGAAAGATGTCATAAGCTTTTTAGAAAAAAGCATTGATATAGCGTTGAAAGCAGGTATAAAAGAGGAAAATATAATGATTGATCCAGGTATAGGTTTTGGAAAAACTTTAGAGCACAATTTGACATTGATGAAAAGGCTTGACGAACTAAAGGTTTTAGGATTTCCAATATTGCTAGGGACATCCAGAAAGTCTATGATAGGCCATGTTTTGAACCTTGATGTCAATGAGAGAGTTGAGGGCACTGCTGCGACAGTAGCGATAGGCATATCTAAAGGTGCTGATATCGTGAGAATGCACGATGTCAAAGAGATGGCGCGGGTTGCCAAGATGACGGATGCGATGGTAAGATGA
- the folE gene encoding GTP cyclohydrolase I FolE has protein sequence MIDKEKIKKAVFDILEAIGEDPKREGLIETPDRVARMYEEIFSGLHTDVMDVIKTFKEDEHQEIVIVKDIPMYSMCEHHLLPFMGVAHVAYLPRKGTILGLSKLARIVDILAKKPQLQERLTSEIADTIVKAANPLGVAVVVEAEHLCMTMRGIKKPGAKTVTSALRGLFKTDQRSREEVMLLINGK, from the coding sequence ATGATTGATAAAGAAAAAATAAAAAAGGCTGTATTTGATATACTTGAGGCTATAGGAGAAGACCCAAAAAGGGAAGGACTTATAGAGACACCTGATAGAGTTGCAAGAATGTACGAAGAGATTTTTTCAGGACTTCATACAGATGTGATGGATGTGATAAAGACCTTTAAAGAAGATGAGCATCAAGAGATAGTCATAGTGAAAGATATACCTATGTATTCTATGTGCGAACATCATTTACTGCCATTTATGGGTGTGGCACATGTAGCGTACCTTCCAAGGAAAGGGACGATACTGGGGCTTTCTAAACTTGCTAGAATAGTTGACATTTTAGCAAAGAAGCCGCAGCTACAAGAGAGGCTTACCAGCGAGATTGCTGATACGATTGTAAAAGCTGCAAATCCTTTAGGTGTTGCTGTAGTCGTTGAAGCAGAGCACCTTTGCATGACAATGCGGGGTATCAAAAAACCTGGTGCAAAGACAGTTACATCTGCTTTACGAGGCTTATTTAAAACAGACCAAAGGTCAAGAGAAGAAGTTATGCTTCTAATAAATGGCAAGTGA
- the lysS gene encoding lysine--tRNA ligase, whose protein sequence is MANTNDVNNGENLNELLKIRRNKLDELRSLGIEPYGIDKFDRTNMTSEIKNDYDSFEGKTVTIAGRIMSKRGHGKASFADIQDRDGRIQLYFKMDVLGEKNYEIFKILDIGDIIGVTGEVFKSKTGEVTIRVQDFKLLSKSLQVLPDKWHGLKDPDLRYRQRYVDLIINPSVKETFIKRTAIIKAIREFLDNRGFIEVETPILHTIAGGAAARPFITHHNALDIDMYLRIALELHLKRLIVGGLEKVYEMGRVFRNEGMDIRHNPEFTLLELYEAYTDYHGMMDITENLFAYVAEKVNGSKKIIYQGTEIDLTPPWRRLTMVDAIKEFLDIDFDKVSTDEEAIEIAKRHHLEVNEGMKKGDIIALVFDELCESHLIQPTFIIDYPVEISPLAKRKHDNPALTSRFEAFIYGREVANAFSELNDPIDQKERFIEQLKQREAGNDEAHMMDEDFINALEVGMPPTGGLGIGIDRLIMFMTDAYSIRDVILFPTMKPKTEQDELKNEDE, encoded by the coding sequence ATGGCGAATACGAATGATGTAAATAACGGTGAAAATCTCAATGAACTTCTTAAGATAAGAAGAAATAAGTTGGACGAGCTTAGGAGCTTAGGGATAGAGCCTTATGGCATTGACAAATTTGATAGAACTAACATGACATCAGAAATAAAGAATGACTATGATAGTTTTGAAGGCAAGACAGTTACTATCGCAGGGCGTATAATGTCAAAGAGAGGCCATGGAAAGGCATCATTTGCTGATATACAAGACAGAGACGGAAGAATACAGCTTTACTTTAAGATGGATGTATTAGGCGAAAAGAATTATGAAATATTTAAAATACTTGACATTGGAGATATCATCGGTGTAACAGGTGAAGTATTTAAGTCGAAGACTGGCGAAGTGACTATAAGGGTGCAGGATTTTAAGCTTCTTTCAAAGTCATTGCAGGTGCTTCCTGATAAGTGGCATGGGCTTAAAGATCCTGATTTAAGGTACAGGCAAAGGTATGTGGACCTTATAATAAATCCAAGCGTAAAGGAAACCTTTATTAAGAGGACTGCAATTATAAAAGCTATTAGAGAATTTTTAGACAATAGAGGATTTATAGAAGTAGAAACACCAATACTTCATACCATAGCAGGCGGTGCAGCAGCTAGACCTTTTATTACACATCACAATGCTCTTGATATAGACATGTACTTGAGGATAGCTCTTGAACTTCATTTAAAGAGGCTTATCGTTGGCGGACTGGAAAAAGTGTACGAGATGGGTAGAGTATTTAGGAATGAAGGAATGGATATAAGGCATAATCCAGAATTTACCCTTTTGGAATTGTACGAAGCATATACCGATTATCATGGTATGATGGATATAACCGAGAATCTATTTGCTTACGTTGCAGAAAAGGTGAATGGCAGTAAAAAGATAATATACCAAGGGACTGAGATAGATCTGACGCCGCCATGGAGAAGGCTTACTATGGTTGATGCCATAAAAGAATTTCTGGATATCGATTTTGACAAAGTATCGACAGATGAAGAGGCCATAGAAATTGCCAAAAGACATCATCTGGAAGTCAATGAAGGGATGAAAAAGGGAGATATAATAGCTCTAGTCTTTGATGAGCTTTGCGAAAGCCATCTCATTCAGCCTACATTCATAATAGATTACCCTGTTGAAATATCTCCATTGGCTAAGAGAAAACACGACAATCCTGCTCTTACATCAAGGTTTGAAGCTTTTATATACGGTAGAGAAGTTGCAAACGCATTTTCAGAATTAAACGACCCAATTGACCAAAAGGAGAGGTTTATAGAGCAGCTTAAGCAGAGGGAAGCGGGGAATGATGAAGCCCACATGATGGATGAGGATTTCATAAATGCATTGGAAGTTGGTATGCCTCCGACCGGTGGATTAGGCATTGGTATTGATAGGCTTATTATGTTTATGACTGATGCATATTCTATAAGGGATGTCATACTATTTCCTACCATGAAGCCAAAGACGGAACAGGATGAATTAAAAAACGAAGATGAATAA
- the greA gene encoding transcription elongation factor GreA, protein MGKQVILTYDGLKKLEEELDYLKSVKRPEVAEKIKQARAFGDLSENSEYDEAKNEQAFIEGRIATIEAMLRNAQVIDEEDIAIDKVSVGCTVKVYDEDFKEETEYTIVGSTEADPMNNKISDESPIGKALLGKKVGDTVSVEVPAGIIKLKVLEIHK, encoded by the coding sequence ATGGGTAAGCAAGTGATTTTAACTTATGATGGTTTAAAAAAATTAGAAGAGGAGTTAGACTATCTGAAGTCCGTAAAAAGACCTGAAGTTGCAGAAAAAATAAAGCAAGCCCGTGCATTTGGAGATCTAAGTGAAAATTCTGAGTACGATGAAGCAAAAAATGAGCAAGCATTTATTGAAGGAAGAATAGCTACAATAGAGGCCATGCTTAGAAATGCTCAAGTCATCGATGAAGAGGATATCGCTATCGACAAAGTAAGCGTAGGCTGCACTGTAAAAGTTTATGATGAGGATTTTAAAGAAGAAACAGAATATACAATAGTAGGTTCTACTGAAGCAGATCCTATGAACAACAAGATATCTGATGAATCACCTATAGGTAAGGCACTTTTAGGTAAAAAAGTGGGAGATACAGTCAGTGTAGAAGTGCCGGCAGGTATAATAAAACTCAAAGTGCTAGAAATACACAAATAA
- a CDS encoding NAD(P)H-binding protein — MHKFAFIIHPIEYEDVSRKFKIMNKLPRKFVEGFTKMLPPLKVSEITGVKSKYAETEGYFVAVPLISNQMMSLPEDYVMKKIIKAGKIAENLGAEIVGLGALTSVVGDAGITVAKNLNIAVTTGNSYTIATAIEGTKKAAELMGKDIRDSEVVVIGATGSIGKVCAEILSREAKYMTLVARNKQKLEDFSKYLLEKTGMAARVTSDVKDALKTADIVVTVTSAVDTVIRPEYLKPGAVVCDVARPRDVSKEVADARDDVLVIEGGVVEVPGDVDFHFNFGFPPKTSYACMAETMILAMEGRIENYSLGRDLTVEQVDTISKLAKKHGFKLGGFRSFERAVSEETIENVRKNAARRLKGNRFSTV, encoded by the coding sequence GTGCACAAGTTCGCTTTTATAATACATCCAATTGAATATGAAGATGTCAGCAGAAAATTTAAAATTATGAACAAATTGCCTAGAAAGTTTGTAGAGGGATTTACAAAAATGCTGCCGCCTCTTAAAGTATCAGAGATAACAGGTGTAAAAAGCAAGTACGCTGAGACAGAAGGTTATTTTGTGGCAGTACCGCTTATTTCTAATCAAATGATGAGCCTTCCTGAAGACTACGTCATGAAAAAAATTATAAAAGCAGGTAAGATAGCAGAAAATTTAGGAGCTGAAATTGTAGGGTTAGGTGCTTTGACGTCTGTTGTTGGTGATGCGGGAATTACAGTCGCAAAAAACCTTAATATTGCTGTAACGACAGGCAACAGCTACACAATTGCTACAGCAATAGAAGGCACAAAAAAAGCTGCTGAACTTATGGGAAAGGATATAAGGGATTCAGAGGTCGTGGTCATAGGTGCTACAGGTTCTATAGGGAAAGTATGTGCTGAGATACTTTCCAGAGAAGCCAAGTACATGACGTTGGTGGCGAGAAATAAGCAAAAGTTGGAGGATTTCAGCAAATATCTTTTAGAAAAGACAGGTATGGCTGCAAGAGTCACATCTGACGTTAAAGACGCATTAAAGACAGCAGACATAGTTGTGACAGTTACAAGTGCTGTTGATACCGTCATAAGACCTGAATACTTAAAGCCTGGTGCTGTCGTCTGTGATGTGGCAAGGCCTAGAGATGTATCAAAAGAAGTTGCTGATGCAAGAGATGACGTCTTAGTTATTGAAGGTGGTGTTGTAGAGGTACCTGGAGATGTGGACTTCCACTTCAATTTTGGATTTCCGCCAAAGACTAGCTATGCCTGTATGGCAGAGACTATGATACTTGCAATGGAAGGTAGAATAGAAAACTATTCATTAGGGAGAGACTTGACTGTTGAACAGGTAGATACAATTTCAAAATTGGCTAAAAAGCATGGTTTTAAATTGGGAGGATTTAGAAGCTTTGAAAGAGCTGTATCAGAGGAAACTATAGAAAATGTCAGAAAGAATGCTGCAAGGCGATTAAAAGGAAATAGATTTAGCACTGTATAG
- a CDS encoding quinate 5-dehydrogenase yields the protein MKRVVSVSIGSSTRNNKVETEILGEKFIIERIGTDGDMKKAIELIKELDGKVDAFGMGGIDLYLYAGERRYVIKDAVPLKNAAKKSPIVDGSGLKNTLERRVIKYIHDKNIVDIRGKKVLIVSAMDRFGMTQTFHEYGADLTLGDIIFALGLSIPLHSLKLLYGLAAIIAPIIVKMPFEMLYPTGDKQLSIDSRKYEKFYKGADIIAGDYLFVKKYMPEDLKDKIIVTNTVTKDDVKMLKDRGVKLLITTTPNLNGRSFGTNVMEAVLVSLSGKSPSEMKPEDYNMLLDRIGFEPRVEYLNGEKASVEK from the coding sequence GTGAAAAGAGTAGTCAGTGTAAGTATAGGTTCTTCTACTAGAAATAATAAAGTTGAGACCGAGATATTGGGAGAAAAATTTATAATCGAAAGAATCGGTACAGACGGGGATATGAAGAAAGCAATAGAGCTTATAAAAGAACTGGATGGAAAAGTTGATGCATTCGGCATGGGTGGAATAGACCTTTATCTATATGCTGGTGAGAGAAGATATGTCATAAAAGATGCAGTTCCGCTTAAAAATGCTGCTAAAAAATCACCTATTGTAGACGGCTCTGGCCTTAAGAATACACTTGAGAGGAGGGTAATAAAATACATACATGACAAAAACATTGTTGACATAAGAGGTAAAAAAGTCCTCATAGTAAGTGCTATGGATAGGTTTGGCATGACACAGACATTTCATGAATACGGTGCTGACTTGACTCTTGGAGATATTATATTTGCTTTAGGTTTGTCAATCCCGCTTCATTCTCTAAAACTTCTTTACGGTTTAGCAGCGATTATAGCCCCTATAATAGTCAAAATGCCGTTTGAGATGTTGTATCCAACTGGCGATAAGCAACTCTCGATAGACAGCAGAAAATATGAAAAATTCTATAAAGGAGCTGACATAATAGCTGGCGACTATTTATTTGTTAAAAAGTACATGCCTGAGGATTTAAAAGATAAAATAATAGTAACAAATACGGTAACAAAAGATGATGTAAAGATGCTTAAAGATAGAGGTGTTAAACTTCTTATTACAACTACACCAAATCTCAATGGAAGGTCCTTTGGCACAAATGTAATGGAGGCTGTACTTGTATCCCTATCTGGTAAAAGCCCGTCTGAAATGAAACCAGAGGATTACAACATGCTTCTTGATAGGATTGGCTTTGAGCCAAGAGTAGAATATTTAAACGGTGAAAAAGCCTCCGTGGAAAAGTAA
- a CDS encoding transcriptional regulator: MDFVKIGEKIINTKKLHNTIDKMIEMRVNGFSQQETASKFKVDRSFISRLEYIGEVRKGGNIAVIGFPIKNKNEIEKLLKDYGIDFILLLSEKERLGIADKMTGAELFNMVMDVIAKVQSYDTIIFLGSDKRTNLMEAIFDKEVICVNIGHSPLTEDVYVKPELISDILNTLRR; the protein is encoded by the coding sequence ATGGATTTTGTAAAGATCGGCGAGAAGATTATAAACACTAAAAAGTTGCACAATACAATAGATAAAATGATTGAAATGAGAGTAAATGGCTTTTCGCAGCAGGAGACAGCATCAAAATTCAAAGTAGACAGGAGTTTTATATCACGGCTTGAATATATAGGTGAGGTGAGAAAAGGCGGTAACATTGCAGTAATAGGATTTCCAATTAAAAATAAGAATGAAATTGAAAAACTGTTAAAAGACTACGGGATCGACTTTATTTTGCTTTTATCTGAAAAAGAGCGTCTTGGAATTGCAGATAAGATGACAGGTGCAGAACTATTTAACATGGTTATGGATGTAATCGCAAAGGTACAGTCTTATGATACGATAATATTCCTCGGCTCTGATAAAAGGACAAATTTGATGGAAGCCATATTTGACAAAGAAGTGATATGCGTCAACATTGGGCATTCACCTCTTACAGAGGATGTCTACGTAAAGCCAGAGCTGATTTCAGACATTTTAAATACCTTAAGGAGATGA
- a CDS encoding Ger(x)C family spore germination protein — translation MKKVLSLLIILSLLLTGCWDKREINELSFVQGIGMDIDKDKMCNITVQVLKPANLATSSGGGGGGAAAGKPYEVYSSRGVDFAKAFANFNTELSRTLFLQHNEIIFIGENLARSGIYSMLDFITRNPEFRRTSYLVVVTGGTLDDLMKLSKNVEKYPYKEILGMIQNQRNTSSGYVCDVNHFVETLETEEVQPIVGRLEIVKKDGKPQHARFVGAAAFKNDKMIGFLSEEQTKGIMWMDNFIKNTSLVIDKGPKGDKTHITFTVIKAKSSIIPKVNGDDVSFDVKINFESNMTEQDAMYNLTELKMIKSLEDLQEQKVKSEIEDALNAIQKKYKVDSIGFGQKLQEKYPKVWEKIKDRWNEIYPNVKINVSVKASLKRSGLTSKPIQPR, via the coding sequence ATGAAAAAAGTTTTGTCATTGTTAATAATATTGTCGCTGCTTCTTACAGGATGTTGGGATAAGAGAGAGATAAACGAGCTTTCATTTGTACAGGGTATAGGCATGGATATAGATAAAGATAAAATGTGCAACATTACTGTCCAAGTTTTGAAGCCAGCCAATTTAGCAACAAGTTCAGGAGGCGGTGGAGGAGGTGCTGCAGCAGGAAAACCATATGAAGTATATAGCTCTAGAGGAGTTGATTTTGCAAAAGCGTTTGCAAATTTTAATACAGAGCTTTCAAGGACGCTTTTTCTTCAGCACAATGAAATAATTTTTATAGGGGAAAACCTTGCAAGATCTGGCATATACAGTATGCTGGATTTCATCACGAGGAATCCTGAGTTTAGGAGGACATCGTATTTGGTGGTTGTTACAGGTGGTACACTTGATGACCTTATGAAGTTGTCAAAAAACGTTGAGAAGTACCCATATAAGGAAATTTTAGGTATGATTCAAAATCAGAGAAATACATCGTCAGGTTATGTCTGTGACGTAAACCATTTTGTTGAGACACTTGAGACAGAGGAAGTGCAGCCTATAGTTGGAAGGCTGGAAATTGTAAAAAAGGATGGTAAACCACAGCATGCAAGGTTTGTAGGTGCTGCTGCATTTAAAAACGACAAGATGATTGGATTTTTATCAGAAGAGCAGACGAAAGGAATAATGTGGATGGATAACTTCATTAAGAATACATCACTTGTCATCGATAAAGGACCTAAAGGTGATAAAACACATATTACATTTACAGTCATAAAAGCAAAGTCCAGCATTATACCGAAAGTTAACGGTGATGATGTTTCTTTCGATGTAAAAATCAATTTTGAATCAAATATGACTGAGCAAGATGCTATGTACAATCTTACAGAGCTTAAGATGATAAAAAGCCTTGAAGACCTACAGGAGCAGAAAGTCAAAAGCGAAATTGAAGATGCACTAAATGCAATACAAAAGAAGTATAAAGTTGACTCCATAGGATTTGGACAGAAACTTCAAGAAAAATATCCTAAAGTGTGGGAGAAGATAAAGGATAGATGGAATGAAATTTATCCAAATGTAAAAATTAATGTAAGCGTAAAAGCTTCCCTAAAGAGGTCAGGACTTACATCAAAGCCTATTCAACCGAGGTAA
- a CDS encoding spore germination protein, whose product MDRTFLIENYKDMNLYDDIDKNLEVLKTLLKQSGDVIFREFRIGEKKVKGFLVCVDGLVDKALINNNIMEPITLESRKLDGNYLSKKSVYESLLNYFITTADIKEEEKFGNVVERILDGDTPVFVDGVDKSIVISTKGWEQRSIAESTTEAVVRGPKEAFVETLRVNTSMLRRRIKNPNFVIESLKIGKYTKTDVAIAYIKDVAKDEVVEEVKKRLNKIDIDGIIDSGYLEEMIEDNPFSPFPQIEHSERPDKIAAELLEGRVAIISDGSPEVLVVPTIFVQFFQSAEDYYERYYISTLFRILRLAAMLMSLTLPSIYVAAVTYHQEMIPSPLAISIAAQREGVPFTTLMEAFLMEFFFEILREAGIRLPMQVGQAVSIVGALVIGQAAVQAGLVSAATVIVVALTGIASFSIPAFNIAITFRLLRFAMLIVGGTLGFFGIIMALMMILAHLASLESFGVPYLSPFAPSNTRELNDVFIRIPWWAKIFRPHKVAGKNVKRQNYSRS is encoded by the coding sequence ATGGATAGAACTTTTTTAATAGAAAATTATAAAGACATGAATTTATACGATGATATAGACAAAAATTTAGAAGTATTAAAGACGCTATTAAAGCAAAGTGGCGATGTGATTTTCAGGGAATTCAGGATAGGAGAAAAAAAGGTAAAAGGCTTTTTGGTGTGTGTCGACGGGCTTGTGGATAAGGCACTTATAAACAACAATATAATGGAGCCTATCACACTGGAAAGCAGAAAATTAGACGGTAATTATTTAAGCAAAAAAAGCGTCTACGAGTCCCTTTTAAATTACTTCATAACTACAGCAGACATAAAAGAAGAGGAGAAGTTTGGGAATGTCGTAGAAAGGATTTTAGACGGCGATACGCCTGTTTTTGTTGATGGTGTCGATAAATCTATCGTAATAAGCACTAAAGGATGGGAACAAAGGAGTATTGCTGAATCAACGACAGAGGCTGTTGTAAGAGGGCCCAAAGAGGCGTTTGTAGAGACACTTAGAGTTAATACTTCAATGCTTAGAAGAAGGATAAAAAATCCGAATTTCGTAATAGAAAGTTTAAAAATTGGGAAGTATACAAAGACAGACGTTGCAATAGCATACATTAAAGATGTGGCAAAAGACGAAGTTGTAGAAGAGGTGAAAAAGAGACTTAACAAAATAGATATTGATGGAATTATTGACAGCGGATATCTAGAAGAGATGATAGAGGACAATCCGTTTTCACCATTTCCTCAGATAGAGCATTCAGAGCGGCCTGATAAAATTGCAGCGGAATTGCTGGAGGGTAGAGTAGCTATCATATCAGATGGTTCTCCTGAGGTCCTTGTAGTTCCAACAATTTTCGTTCAATTTTTTCAGTCAGCAGAGGACTACTACGAGAGGTATTATATATCGACGCTGTTCAGGATTCTCAGACTTGCAGCGATGCTTATGTCTCTTACTCTGCCATCGATTTACGTAGCCGCTGTGACGTACCATCAAGAGATGATACCGTCTCCTCTTGCGATTTCTATTGCTGCACAAAGGGAAGGAGTACCGTTTACGACCCTTATGGAGGCTTTCCTAATGGAGTTTTTCTTTGAAATATTGAGAGAAGCAGGAATAAGGCTTCCGATGCAGGTAGGTCAAGCTGTAAGTATAGTAGGAGCTCTTGTCATTGGTCAAGCGGCAGTTCAGGCAGGATTAGTATCAGCTGCAACGGTAATCGTTGTGGCACTGACAGGTATAGCATCATTTTCAATACCTGCATTTAATATAGCAATAACTTTTAGACTTTTGAGATTTGCCATGCTGATTGTGGGAGGTACACTTGGCTTTTTTGGCATTATTATGGCACTTATGATGATATTGGCACATTTAGCATCATTGGAATCCTTTGGTGTGCCTTATCTTTCACCGTTTGCACCTAGCAATACAAGAGAACTTAATGATGTATTTATAAGGATACCATGGTGGGCAAAGATATTTAGACCTCATAAAGTAGCAGGCAAAAATGTCAAGAGGCAAAATTATTCAAGAAGTTAA
- a CDS encoding endospore germination permease: MFRNLLSFEATTEKKISPKQFIYLIVSVVLSTATIFLPSIVASKAEQDSWISVILAAGFSMPVFCLYYGISNMFKYKTVFSFLEDIFGKILGKIIAFFYLLFFIHLTAIVIRELYEIMRSAFMPKTPPIVFSFVLMIVASYAITKGFIAIARMNEVVFPLGMGLLGFVIFFSMPYIKMENFLPVLANGFLPPIKGSFPLTSWMLESVIILAIFPHISDSKKVLKSGIISLIFISFALLLGVLAIGIFGSKTTADFKFTALEMTRTIRLSSYFARLDSMIMAVWIEGIFMKITIFLYIIVKGFSDIFNFDDYRFDVLPIASIMVPMSIFISTNIDELYNFLKDKFFYETVIFEVILPLFIFLVAKIRKLDKKTNVQQKK; this comes from the coding sequence ATGTTCAGAAATTTATTGAGTTTTGAAGCAACAACAGAAAAAAAAATCTCCCCTAAGCAATTCATATACTTGATAGTATCAGTCGTATTGTCTACAGCCACAATATTCTTGCCGTCTATTGTTGCATCAAAAGCTGAACAAGATTCATGGATATCGGTAATATTAGCCGCAGGATTCAGCATGCCTGTATTCTGCCTTTACTATGGCATATCCAATATGTTTAAATACAAAACTGTATTCTCTTTTTTGGAAGACATATTCGGTAAAATTCTGGGGAAAATAATCGCATTTTTCTATCTTCTATTTTTTATTCATTTAACCGCAATAGTAATTAGGGAACTTTATGAAATCATGCGAAGCGCATTTATGCCTAAAACACCGCCTATAGTATTTTCATTCGTATTGATGATTGTCGCTTCATACGCCATTACAAAGGGGTTTATTGCAATTGCCAGAATGAATGAAGTTGTATTTCCTTTGGGCATGGGGCTTTTAGGATTTGTCATTTTTTTCTCAATGCCATATATAAAAATGGAGAACTTCCTTCCTGTATTGGCAAATGGGTTTTTGCCTCCCATAAAGGGATCTTTTCCATTAACTTCATGGATGCTGGAAAGTGTAATAATATTAGCTATATTCCCACACATCTCTGATAGCAAAAAAGTCTTAAAGAGCGGCATTATCTCCCTGATTTTTATTTCTTTCGCGCTTTTACTTGGTGTACTGGCCATAGGCATTTTTGGCTCTAAGACTACTGCCGATTTTAAATTTACTGCACTGGAAATGACTCGTACTATAAGACTTAGCAGTTACTTTGCTAGACTTGATTCAATGATAATGGCTGTATGGATAGAAGGAATATTTATGAAAATAACAATATTTTTGTATATAATTGTAAAAGGATTTTCTGATATATTTAATTTCGATGATTATAGATTTGATGTGCTTCCAATTGCATCAATAATGGTTCCTATGTCTATATTTATATCTACAAATATAGATGAATTATACAATTTCTTAAAAGATAAATTCTTTTACGAGACGGTGATTTTCGAGGTCATTTTGCCTTTATTTATATTTCTTGTTGCAAAAATAAGAAAGCTGGACAAAAAAACAAATGTCCAGCAAAAAAAGTAA
- a CDS encoding type III pantothenate kinase: protein MLLVFDVGNTNIVLGVYDGKKLLYSFRIATDKTKTSDEYGILIKQLIEYRNMHLSDINAAIISSVVPPIMHTLEAMTIKYFNVYPIIVGPGIKTGINIKYDNPKEVGADRIVNAVAAYELYGGPVIIIDFGTATTFCAVSKNCEYLGGAIAPGLIISADALFQRTAKLPKIELIKPKKVICKNTVESMQSGLIYGHAGMVDYIANKMKKEFAENAYVVATGGLAKLIAQESKVIDTINDMLTLEGLRIIYERNIEKV, encoded by the coding sequence ATGCTGCTTGTCTTTGATGTAGGAAATACGAACATTGTATTGGGTGTGTACGACGGAAAGAAGCTTTTATATTCATTTAGAATCGCCACAGACAAGACAAAGACGTCAGATGAATATGGAATATTGATAAAACAGCTTATCGAGTACAGAAATATGCATTTAAGCGATATAAATGCAGCTATAATATCATCTGTGGTGCCTCCTATAATGCACACACTTGAAGCAATGACTATAAAATATTTCAATGTATATCCTATAATAGTAGGTCCCGGCATAAAGACAGGAATAAACATAAAATACGATAATCCAAAAGAAGTTGGTGCAGATAGGATTGTAAATGCTGTTGCAGCGTATGAATTGTATGGTGGCCCTGTCATAATTATTGACTTTGGCACAGCGACAACATTTTGTGCTGTATCAAAGAACTGTGAGTATTTAGGTGGGGCCATTGCACCAGGATTAATCATATCGGCAGATGCACTGTTTCAAAGAACAGCGAAACTTCCTAAGATAGAGCTTATAAAACCTAAAAAAGTCATATGTAAAAATACTGTTGAAAGTATGCAGTCAGGCTTAATTTACGGCCATGCTGGCATGGTTGATTATATAGCAAACAAGATGAAAAAGGAATTTGCTGAGAACGCCTATGTCGTCGCAACAGGTGGTCTTGCAAAACTAATTGCACAAGAATCAAAAGTTATAGATACTATAAATGATATGCTGACTTTGGAAGGACTGAGAATAATATACGAGCGAAACATAGAAAAAGTGTGA